One part of the Macrobrachium rosenbergii isolate ZJJX-2024 chromosome 3, ASM4041242v1, whole genome shotgun sequence genome encodes these proteins:
- the LOC136851633 gene encoding golgin subfamily A member 6-like protein 22 has protein sequence MPCDRGIYGRFQENLHHFAIAESWTPEVVETRPPNSVGIEASAPAGAIPWMALMAGLLALLAVYWRRKLFGRDALDCEEDDLEVPTLDAILLTDDLESSEEEEELESSDDDDDGEEEEEEEESIITEEEDNTEEGLTTEEINSIEDEEERDDDEEEDEEEEGNEEEESLITEEIDNINDQEEDDKEEERLIIEEIDSIKDEEEEKKVELEDTDQESQLQRQHLEHLEQLDKEKKRLAEDLEVSKVHGGKLECLLNQAKEEIVRLQNQILDKDHLIEKQAAEGTEMLHRAIEAEKDQRQLGILESQILAMKEDHVALQRKLELTKGENVRIKEDLGEKILAITSMKAELKNEKEKTQILRDEVQVMRNWVSELGGENAKIKDDSEDKSLIITALRKRLRDEQEKTQILKEEAQVLKNWVSELGGKNTQLKEDLEKANLEATTLKNSLVNEKRDALHQRKKIENLLERLEEKDSEQEKLRERERQAKEDLESALHQQQTLECSLKRAEGQICSLKKAESTNLRELEQLRKECERLKEKCRMQEENTLEEQKRVREHLRMQEEELRNHDKYMLMALLHGTAQRNFLLEHIALDCRKKSLDNNSKEEEPNNCAETTEGKDQGREEDRHDQVRRVEEEQDRMYHNAQREKDDYGKQWEDLTQMVEDLIQGDERKDC, from the coding sequence ATGCCTTGTGATCGAGGAATTTATGGACGCTTTCAGGAAAACCTTCATCACTTTGCCATCGCCGAGTCTTGGACTCCAGAGGTTGTGGAAACGCGACCACCGAACAGCGTAGGCATTGAGGCGTCGGCCCCTGCTGGTGCCATCCCTTGGATGGCCTTGATGGCAGGGCTCTTGGCGTTGCTGGCTGTTTACTGGAGGAGGAAACTCTTTGGACGCGATGCTCTTGATTGTGAAGAGGATGACCTGGAAGTGCCCACACTGGATGCAATTCTTTTGACCGACGATCTGGAAAgctcagaggaggaggaggaacttgaaagctctgatgatgatgatgatggtgaggaggaggaggaggaagaagaaagtatcaTAACTGAAGAGGAGGACAATACGGAAGAAGGTCTGACAACTGAAGAAATCAACAGCattgaggatgaggaggagagggATGACGacgaggaggaagatgaggaagaggaaggtaatgaggaagaagaaagccTGATAACTGAAGAAATCGACAACATTAATGATCAGGAGGAGGATGATAAGGAAGAAGAACGTCTCATAATTGAAGAAATCGACAGTAttaaggatgaggaggaggagaagaaagtagAACTGGAAGACACCGACCAAGAATCCCAGCTGCAGAGACAACATCTAGAACATCTGGAACAActggacaaagaaaaaaagaggttaGCAGAGGACCTAGAAGTCAGTAAAGTTCACGGAGGAAAACTGGAATGCCTGTTGAACCAAGCAAAGGAAGAGATTGTAAGGCTTCAAAACCAAATTTTGGACAAGGATCATCTGATAGAAAAACAAGCAGCAGAGGGAACAGAAATGTTACACAGAGCAATAGAAGCTGAGAAGGACCAAAGGCAACTGGGAATACTGGAAAGTCAGATTTTGGCCATGAAAGAGGACCATGTGGCTCTCCAACGAAAACTGGAGCtcacaaaaggagaaaatgtcagGATTAAGGAAGATTTGGGAGAGAAAATCTTGGCAATTACTTCAATGAAGGCAGAGttaaaaaacgaaaaggaaaagacGCAGATTCTCAGGGATGAAGTCCAGGTAATGAGGAACTGGGTCTCGGAATTAGGAGGAGAAAACGCTAAGATTAAGGATGATTCAGAAGATAAAAGCTTGATAATTACCGCACTTAGGAAACGTCTCAGAGATGAACAAGAAAAGACCCAGATTTTAAAGGAAGAAGCCCAGGTACTGAAGAACTGGGTCTCAGAATTAGGAGGCAAAAATACCCAACTCAAGGAAGACTTAGAAAAAGCAAACCTAGAAGCAACCACACTCAAGAACTCATTAGTAAATGAGAAAAGGGATGCGCTCCATCAGAGGAAGAAAATTGAGAACTTATTGGAGAGGCTCGAGGAAAAGGACAGTGAACAAGAGAAGCTAAGGGAACGGGAGCGACAGGCAAAGGAGGACTTGGAAAGCGCTTTGCACCAACAGCAGACCTTGGAGTGCTCCTTGAAACGTGCAGAAGGACAAATCTGCTCTTTGAAGAAGGCAGAAAGCACAAACCTCCGTGAACTGGAACAACTTAGGAAAGAATGCGAaagattgaaagaaaaatgtaggATGCAGGAGGAGAATACACTTGAAGAACAAAAACGTGTCAGGGAGCACCTAAGGATGCAGGAAGAAGAACTGAGGAATCATGATAAGTATATGTTGATGGCGCTCCTCCATGGGACTGCTCAGAGAAATTTCCTTCTTGAACACATTGCACTGGACTGTAGAAAAAAAAGCCTGGACAACAACAGCAAAGAAGAGGAGCCAAACAACTGTGCTGAAACAACTGAAGGAAAAGACCAAGGCAGGGAAGAGGACCGACATGATCAAGTGCGGAGGGTAGAAGAGGAACAGGACAGGATGTACCACAACGCCCAGCGAGAGAAGGACGATTACGGGAAGCAGTGGGAGGACCTGACACAGATGGTGGAGGATTTAATTCAGGGAGATGAACGAAAGGATTGCTGA